In Candidatus Omnitrophota bacterium, the genomic window CGCCTTATCACATCGGCAAAAGCAGGGTCAGGCAGGATATTCTGTCCAGGCAGGCCAAGGCGAATAAAACGGCCATTGTTTACGCGAACATGGTCGGTGGCCAGGATGAGCTGGTTTTTGACGGACAGAGCATGGCCCTGGATAAGCAGGGCAGGTTGATAAATAAGGCGGAGGCATTTACCGAAGACCTGCTGATCACCGACCTTAAGGTCCCGGAGAAAGGTAAGCTCGGGGCCAAAACCATTAAGCTTCCGTCCCGGCCTGTCGCTGTAGAGAAGACTGAATTATTTAAAAGGGAAATTAAGGAATTGCCGCAAACAGCCGAGGTTTATCAGGCCTTGGTCCTTGGGTTACGGGATTATGCCGCTAAGAACGGATTTAAAGAGGCGGTTATCGGATTAAGCGGAGGCATTGATTCCAGCCTGGTCGCCGCTATAGCCGCGGATGCGCTGGGCCATAACAAGGTTATCGGCATATTCATGCCGTCGCGTTATTCTTCCCGGGATTCCGATGAGGACGCCCGGCAACTCGCGCAGAACCTGCGGATCGAGTTTAAAAGTATTTCAATCGAACAGATATATAAGATGTATTTATTGCTCTTTGAGCCATATTTTACCGGCCTGCCCAAGAATATTGCCGAGGAGAACCTCCAGGCCAGGATAAGAGGGAATATCCTTATGGCTTTTTCCAATAAATTCGGCTGGCTGGTCCTGACCACGGGTAATAAATCCGAGATGAGCACAGGATACGCCACGCTTTACGGGGATATGGCCGGAGGATTGGCGTTGATCAAAGATGTGCCAAAGACGATGGTTTATGAATTGGTCAAATACCGCAATTCCCAGGAAGCGGTCATCCCGGAGAGGGTCATCAGTAAAGCCCCTACAGCGGAGCTGCGCATGGATCAGAAGGATTCGGATTCTTTACCGGAGTATGAAAAGCTGGATCCGATCCTGAAGGCTTATGTGGAAGAAGACCGGGATCTTAAGGATATCGTTTCTAAAGGCTGTGACCGGGAAACCGCGAAAAAGGTGCTGGAGCTGGTGGATAAAAGCGAATATAAAAGGCGGCAGTCGCCTCCGGGGGTTAAGATAACGCCACGGGCCTTCGGTAAGGACCGGCGAATGCCGATCACCAACAAATACCGGAAATAAAAATGGACGCTTACGATAAACTCTTAAAAAGGCTTACCCCGAAATTAAAGGGCATAACCTATAAACTGAACAGCTATCTTTCCTGCGCGGATCATGACGATCTTTTTCAGGAGGCCCTGCTGCATCTATGGCTTGAATTCAACTCCGGCAAGCTTGTGGATAAGACCGACAGCTATATATTGCAGGGTTGTTATTTTTATCTGAGGAACCATATCCGTAAAGCCGGCGATAAGATCTGCCCTTTGAGCCTGGATTTTGTCCTCGCAGGCGAAAAAGGAGAAGAATTGCAGCCGGGGTTGTATCTGAAGGATGGAACCGCGGAAAACTTCCGCGATGAGCTTAACGATAAGCTGCTGGCTGATACTATAATGAATAACGGCTTGACTGAACGGGAGAAGAAGCTTTTGCCTTTTCTCGCCGAGGGATTAACCTTGAGGGAGATCGGCGAGAACCTGGGCATATCGCACGTTATGGTCATTAAAATGACCAAAGTGATCCGCGAAAAATGCCGTAAACATACAGACAGATTTTAGTTACCAGAAGTATTGGTTTGTTACTTGTATAGATGTAGTTAAGCAGTAAACACATAGCTGTGTGATCAAACCAAAGGCGCTTTCTGAAAAGAAACGTCTTTTTTTGTTTTAAAGCTTTAGACATAGGCGTCTTAGGCCCAGGGTTGGGCCTTAAGGCGCCTTGTTTATTTAGAGGAAAGGGGCAAGATGAAAAAGATAACCGCAGGGTTCATAGCTCTTGTTTTGGGTTTGTTCTGCAGCCCGGCTGCGTTCGCCGGTGAAGGATGGTTCACCGATTCGGGGTTCAGCGCCGGAGGCGATCTTTCTTATTATACGCAATATGTCTGGAGGGGGTTTGTCCTGGACCGGGATAATGTCCTTCAACCCGGTTATTATATTTCTACCCCTGATACCAAGTATGGAAAACTGACCGGGAAGGTCTGGTCTAGCCATGATACCCAAAACCAGGATAACCTGAAATCCGAGGAGAATGATTATATCCTGGATTATACCTATACATTGGGGGATATCGGGCTTTCCATCGGCCACACATATTATGATTTTGTGGATACCGACACTTTCAGCCGCGAGTGGTACACCGGGGTTAGTCTCCCTGAAGTTTTTCTTAGCCCGTCATTGTTCTTTTACCGCGACTACGGCAGCGAAGATGATGGCGGCGGGTTCGGCACTTACACGGTATTAAATCTGGCCAAAAGCATACCGGTTGAGTTGAAAGGCGTTCCGTCAAGCCTGGAGTTGTCCGGGCACTACGGCTATAACCACAAGCTCTTTATGGCAGGCAAAGGCGCGGATATAGGAATGACCGTTGGTTTCAAGACCCAGTTGACCAAGAACCTCTCGGTGATGCCGAATATCAATTATTCCATACCTCTGGGCGATCTGAAGGCGGAGGAATACGGGGATCAGAAGAAAAGATTCTATACGGGGGTTGTAGCGGCATACGCGTTCTAAATAAGGAGGTAGGTTGCGATGTTAAAACGAATATTATTAATGATGACAGCGGTGGTGGGGGCAGCTACTCTGGCCTTTGCCCAGGACCCTTCGGGGGCTGAAACGCTTGCCGCAAATCCGATGGCCCCGGTGGATTATGTCTGGGTCTTGGTCTGCGGTTTCCTGGTTTTCTTTATGCAGGCCGGTTTTGCCATGGTTGAAGCGGGTTTTTGCCGGGCTAAGAATGCCACGAACCTTATGGCTAAGAATGTTATTGATTTCACCGTCGCTTCGCTGATTTTCATGGCTTTTGGGTTCGCCCTTATGATGGGTACCGATTACCACGGGCTGGTGGGAATATCCGGCTGGTTCCTTCACGGCGAGAGTTATGATGTCGGAAAGTACTTAATGTTTTTCTGGCAGCTGGTTTTCGCGGGAACGGCAGCGACGATCGTGTCCGGGGCAATTGCCGAGCGCCTTAAATTCAAAGCGTATTTTATCTACAGCCTTGCCGTAACCGCTCTGATCTATCCTATATATGGCCACTGGGTCTGGGGCGGCGGATGGTTGTCGCAACTGCCTTTTGGCATAGGGCATGTTGATTTCGCGGGTTCGGGAGTAGTGCATACTATCGGCGGTTTTGTAGGGTTGGCAGGAGCTATTGTCTTAGGGCCGAGATTCGGGAAATTTGCCAAGGACGGAAAACCCAGGGCTATTCCCGGCCACAGCATTACGCTGGCGGCATTAGGTACGTTCATTCTATGGTTTGGCTGGTTCGGGTTCAACCCCGGTTCGACGTTCTCGGCGCATCAATTAAGGATCGCCGTTATCGCCGTGAATACAAACCTGGCTGCGGCAGCAGGCGCGGCAGTGGCTATTCTGCTGGTTTTTGCCAAAACAAAGAAATGGGACGTAGGCATGATGTTGAACGGTTGTTTGGCGGGCCTTGTTGCCATAACCGCTCCCTGCGCCTGGGTTGAGGCATGGGCAGCGGTGGTGATCGGCGCGATCGCCGGAGCGCTGGTTGTCGGGAGCGTTTATTTCTGGGAAGCCCGGGGCGTTGACGATCCGGTGGGCGCGGTCAGTGTTCACGGTATCAATGGCATATGGGGTCTTATCGCTGTCGGGCTTTTTGCCGACGGTACCTATGGTTTGGGCACTACTAGTGAGCCCTTGGTGAAAGGGTTATTCTATGGAGGAGGATCCGGACAGCTGTTGGCTCAGGTGATCGGTGCGGTAGTGTGCGCTGCCTGGGCATTCGGGCTGGGATTCGTGGTATTCAAAATAATGGATAAGAAGTTCGGTGTTCGGGTTTCCCCGGAAGAGGAACTAAAAGGGCTGGATATAATAGAGCACGGGACTCCCGCTTATCCTAACTTCTATAACTATAACAATTAGACGATATTTTAACAGCCGCATCCCGCGGAGAAACTCCGCGGGATGCCTCTGGAGGGAAAAATGAAAAAGATAGAAGCTGTGATCCGCGTGGAAAAACTGGATGATATGGTCGAGGCCCTGGAAAGGATCGGGTGCCCCGGGATGATGATCACCCGTATTGAAGGGCACGGCCGGCAGAAAGGACTGGTAGAGCAATTCAGGGGCAGAGAGTATAAAGTGAATTTCCTGCCAAAGATAAAGATCGAGGCCGTGGTCAAAGATGCCGATGTCGAGAAGGTCATTAAGACCATAACTGATAATGCCAGGACCGGCGAGATCGGTGACGGGAAGATATTTATTTATCCCGTTGATAATGCTGTGCGCATCCGCACCGGCGAGAAAGGCGAAGGCGCGATATAAATGCTGGATAAGGAATTGATCGATAAGCTCAGGGTTTTTAAACAGGAGAACGAGTATACATTATACGACATTTCCCGGAAGATCGATATACAGGTAACAACCCTGGAAAGATGGCTGAAGACCGGCCGGATAAACAAGCTGTACGCCAAGATCTTAAGAGAAAAATTGGGTATTTGAATTAGAACGCGCATAGATATTGTTACGGGCACCGGGATGCTTTTTTTTAGGCATCCCATAATCAATTGGTTAAACAATTGTAAGGGGAGGCAGGCTATGAAAAAGATCGAGGCGATAATCCGTTCGGAGAAAGTAGGGGCTGTGCGCAAGGCCTTGGAAGGGGTGCGCTGCAGCGGGGTTACCATAACCCAGGTGGACGGACACGGCAAGCAAAGGGGCACGGTGCAGAAACTGCAGGGGGAGGAATTTGCGGTCGGGATACTGCCTAAGACCAAGATTGAGATCATTGCCGATGACCGGGATGTGAGGCCGATAACCGCGGCTATCCTGGATGCGGCAAGGACCGGGCAGATCGGCGACGGCAAGATCTTTGTTTCAAATATAGTGGAAATAATCAGGATCAGGACAGGGGAAAAAGGCAAGAGAGCTTTATAGGGGAAAGGCCTCTCGCCTGCTAGAAGCGGGGCTTATGGCAGGCTCGAGGTCAAATTTATCCGCTTTAAGCGGAAAAATTTGAGAGGTGCGATGATGAATGCAGGCGATACGGCATGGGTGTTGATCTCATCGGCGCTGGTAATGTTAATGATTCCGGGGCTGGCATTTTTTTACGGCGGTATGGTCAGGAAAAAGAATGTCTTGAGCGTACTTATGCAATGCTTTTTTATACTTTGCCTGATAAGCGTGGAATGGGTGATCTGCGGTTACAGCCTTTCATTTGCCCCGGGTAAAGGGTTTTGGGGCGGGGTGGGATGGCTGGGGTTGAACGGAGTAGGACTGTCCCCTTACCCTGATTACGCGGCCACTATCCCGCATCAGGCATTTATGATATTCCAGGCGATGTTTGCGATCATTACTCCGGCATTGATTATCGGCGCGTTCGCCGAACGGATGAAATTTTCCGCATTCTTAAGCATTATCCTGATCTGGGCTTTATTTGTTTACAACCCGGTCTGCCACTGGATATGGGGAATCGGGGGGTGGTTAAGGGGTCTGGGCGCGCTGGATTTTGCCGGAGGCACTGTCGTGCATATCAATGCCGGTATAGCCGCTTTGGTCCTGGCATCGCTTATCGGGAAAAGGAAAAACCTGGATAAGAATATCCCCGCCCCGCATAATATGCCTTTTGTGGCATTAGGCACAGCGCTGTTATGGTTCGGCTGGTTCGGGTTTAACGCCGGAAGCGCTTTGGCTGCCAATGGCATTGCCGTGAACGCCTTCGTGGTAACTAATACAGCGGCTGCGGCAGCGGGCCTTAGCTGGGCTGTTATAGAGTGGTTACGCAACGGCAAACCTACGATCTTCGGGGTATGCTCGGGAGCGGTAGCAGGATTGGTGGCGGTCACGCCTGCCGCGGGTTTTGTCAGCGTGGTCCCGGCTATAATAATCGGTTTCCTGGCGAGCGTGTTTTGTTTCATCGCGGTAACCGTTATAAAGCCGAAGTTTGGTTATGATGATTCTCTGGATGCCTTCGGCGTTCATTGCGTCGGCGGTATATGGGGAGCTTTGGCAACCGGTTTATTCGCCTCAAAGGCGGTTAATCCCGCAGGCGCGGATGGATTATTTTTCGGCAACCCGCATCAGTTGCTTGTGCAGTTTTACGCGGTAGCGGTGACGTTGGCCTATTCAGGCGTTGCCATGTTCGTGATCTATAAAATAGTGGACGCGGTAATCAAGGTCAGAGTGAGTGAAAAAGCCGAAGGAATAGGCCTTGACCTGACTCAGCACCACGAGAAGGCATATACGGTATTGGAATAATAATTTTACTTTAGACAAAGAAAGCGAGGTTAAATAATGAAATTGATCATAGCGATAATTCAGCCGGACAAACTGGAAGAAGTCAAGGAAGAGCTTTATAAGTCCGAGGTGAACCTGATCACGGTAAGCGAGGTGTTGGGCCACGGCCGGCAAAAAGGCATAGCCGAGGTTTATCGGGGCGCTAAAGAAACCGGGAATCTCCTTAAAAAGATCAGGATGGAGATCGCGGTGAACGATAATTATGTTGAACCTACAATAAAGGCGATCATTGGCGGGGCTAAGACCGGGGAAACCGGCGATGGCAAGATCTTTATCCTTGATCTTAAGGAGTGTATCCGCGTGCGCACCGAAGAGCGCGGTTCTATAGCTATAGGATAAATAATAGGGGTGGTTTGCAGGGAAACTTTCGCTTTGTTTTGAGAACCGCCCCTATATTTCTCTGGACACTGGTTTGGCATGGATATATAATAATTGAATATTATATGCACAATTACAGGAGAAGCCGGAGAAAAGGCCATGAAAGAGATCGTGGACAGGATACTGCAGGAAGAAGAGCTTGCCCGTAAGAGGATAGAGAAGGCGGATAGCGAGGGCAAATCAATGATCGCGCAGGCCG contains:
- a CDS encoding NAD+ synthase, giving the protein MKERIIRVAVGQINCTVGDLEGNAVKIKEAFRGAGLSQADIVLFPELALTGYPPEDLLLKPKFILDNLDCLNSLAKSLSGAIAVVGFVDCRGKDIYNAAAVICEGKVQGVYHKMLLPNYGVFDEKRYFTPGSEPVVFSLGNAVFGVNICEDIWDLNGPAHAQAARKAGLILNINASPYHIGKSRVRQDILSRQAKANKTAIVYANMVGGQDELVFDGQSMALDKQGRLINKAEAFTEDLLITDLKVPEKGKLGAKTIKLPSRPVAVEKTELFKREIKELPQTAEVYQALVLGLRDYAAKNGFKEAVIGLSGGIDSSLVAAIAADALGHNKVIGIFMPSRYSSRDSDEDARQLAQNLRIEFKSISIEQIYKMYLLLFEPYFTGLPKNIAEENLQARIRGNILMAFSNKFGWLVLTTGNKSEMSTGYATLYGDMAGGLALIKDVPKTMVYELVKYRNSQEAVIPERVISKAPTAELRMDQKDSDSLPEYEKLDPILKAYVEEDRDLKDIVSKGCDRETAKKVLELVDKSEYKRRQSPPGVKITPRAFGKDRRMPITNKYRK
- a CDS encoding sigma-70 family RNA polymerase sigma factor; its protein translation is MDAYDKLLKRLTPKLKGITYKLNSYLSCADHDDLFQEALLHLWLEFNSGKLVDKTDSYILQGCYFYLRNHIRKAGDKICPLSLDFVLAGEKGEELQPGLYLKDGTAENFRDELNDKLLADTIMNNGLTEREKKLLPFLAEGLTLREIGENLGISHVMVIKMTKVIREKCRKHTDRF
- a CDS encoding ammonium transporter, with product MLKRILLMMTAVVGAATLAFAQDPSGAETLAANPMAPVDYVWVLVCGFLVFFMQAGFAMVEAGFCRAKNATNLMAKNVIDFTVASLIFMAFGFALMMGTDYHGLVGISGWFLHGESYDVGKYLMFFWQLVFAGTAATIVSGAIAERLKFKAYFIYSLAVTALIYPIYGHWVWGGGWLSQLPFGIGHVDFAGSGVVHTIGGFVGLAGAIVLGPRFGKFAKDGKPRAIPGHSITLAALGTFILWFGWFGFNPGSTFSAHQLRIAVIAVNTNLAAAAGAAVAILLVFAKTKKWDVGMMLNGCLAGLVAITAPCAWVEAWAAVVIGAIAGALVVGSVYFWEARGVDDPVGAVSVHGINGIWGLIAVGLFADGTYGLGTTSEPLVKGLFYGGGSGQLLAQVIGAVVCAAWAFGLGFVVFKIMDKKFGVRVSPEEELKGLDIIEHGTPAYPNFYNYNN
- a CDS encoding P-II family nitrogen regulator, coding for MKKIEAVIRVEKLDDMVEALERIGCPGMMITRIEGHGRQKGLVEQFRGREYKVNFLPKIKIEAVVKDADVEKVIKTITDNARTGEIGDGKIFIYPVDNAVRIRTGEKGEGAI
- a CDS encoding P-II family nitrogen regulator, translated to MKKIEAIIRSEKVGAVRKALEGVRCSGVTITQVDGHGKQRGTVQKLQGEEFAVGILPKTKIEIIADDRDVRPITAAILDAARTGQIGDGKIFVSNIVEIIRIRTGEKGKRAL
- a CDS encoding ammonium transporter, which encodes MMNAGDTAWVLISSALVMLMIPGLAFFYGGMVRKKNVLSVLMQCFFILCLISVEWVICGYSLSFAPGKGFWGGVGWLGLNGVGLSPYPDYAATIPHQAFMIFQAMFAIITPALIIGAFAERMKFSAFLSIILIWALFVYNPVCHWIWGIGGWLRGLGALDFAGGTVVHINAGIAALVLASLIGKRKNLDKNIPAPHNMPFVALGTALLWFGWFGFNAGSALAANGIAVNAFVVTNTAAAAAGLSWAVIEWLRNGKPTIFGVCSGAVAGLVAVTPAAGFVSVVPAIIIGFLASVFCFIAVTVIKPKFGYDDSLDAFGVHCVGGIWGALATGLFASKAVNPAGADGLFFGNPHQLLVQFYAVAVTLAYSGVAMFVIYKIVDAVIKVRVSEKAEGIGLDLTQHHEKAYTVLE
- a CDS encoding P-II family nitrogen regulator; this encodes MKLIIAIIQPDKLEEVKEELYKSEVNLITVSEVLGHGRQKGIAEVYRGAKETGNLLKKIRMEIAVNDNYVEPTIKAIIGGAKTGETGDGKIFILDLKECIRVRTEERGSIAIG